The genomic stretch CACGCTTTGTCTCGATACTTCCAGGCTCGAGATCCTCACTGTTGTAGATCAGAATGACGACAGTCTCTCCTTTGCCTTGGAAAGTCCCGGTGGGGATTCCGTCGCACACTCGCATTTGGGCCAACGGCTCGTCATTCGGATCGCCCCTGCCACCACCAGCGTCGCCATTGACTACCGCACCACACCGGCATCCTCCGCTTGTCAGTGGCTGCCTCCCGCACAAACATCCGGTGGCGTCTTTCCCTACCTATACACCCAAGCGCAAGCCATACACGCACGATCATTGATTCCCTGCCAAGACATGCCCGGCGTCAAATTCACCTACGGGGCCACCGTCACTGTTCCGGCCTGGGCGACCCCCGTCATGTCCGCTATTCTCAAAACAACCTCCCGCGCTCATCCAGACGACAGCCAACACGGCAGTAGCAAAATTTATACTTTTGAACAAACAGTCCCCATCAGTGCCTACTTGCTGGCCCTCGCGGTGGGGCAGTTGGAAAAACGAGACCTTTCCCCCCGCTGCGCCGTTTGGTCGGAGCCCTCCGTCGTCGAAGCCGCCGCTTACGAATTCGCCCAAACCGAAGAGTTCCTCACCATGGCGGAAGACCTGGCGGGAACTCCCTACGTGTGGGGCCGCTACGACCTGCTCTGTCTCTGTGCGAGCTCGCCCTACGGTGGCATGGAGAATCCGTGCATTACCTTTGTGACCCCCACCTTATTAGCGGGCGATCGCAGTTTGGCCGACGTGGTCGCGCACGAAATTGCCCACTCCTGGACGGGAAACCTCGTCACCAACGCGACGTGGGACCATTTCTGGTTGAACGAAGGCTGGACCACGTGGTTCCAACGGAAAATCATGTCGCGCATTCACCACGACGACCACGAACAATTGCTGGATTTGGACGCCATTGGGGGGTACCAGGCCCTGCAGGATGCCTGTAGTCGCGAAATGCCCCTGGCCTACCAAAAACTCGTACTGGATATTGGTGACGGTGACCCGGACGAAGCCTACTCGTCCATTGCCTACGAAAAGGGATTCCATCTCTTGCGTGCCCTCGAACGCCGCGTCGGAACATCGGCCTTTGAAGCCTTCTTTCAATCCTACGTGCAAAAGTACGCCTACCAGACCTTGACTTCCGACGACTTTCGTGATTTCTTCACCACGTCTTTTGAAGACAACGAGGCGATTCGAGATTTCGATTGGGAGACGTGGTTTTACGAACCGGGCATGCCGCCGGAAGATCCACCATTCGACCGCACCTTGGCCGAGCACTCGGCGCAGCTGGCCCAAGTATGGTTAGCGGTCGACCGACACGGTCGCATGCTGCCCACCACGTCGATTGCCGATTGGACTTCACTACAAACAACTTGCTTTCTGGACGCGTTGCTCCTCCAAACTAATCACAATTCGGTACCACCAAAAGACCCGCTGAAAGTCTCTACGATTCGAGCCCTACAAAAGGCGTACCGACTAGCCGACTCGCGCAACTCGGaaattctttttcgtttttgcaTGTTGGCCGTCGCTGCCGAAGACGAAACGATTCTTCCGACCGTCGTCCGCTTCATTACCACACAGGGACGCATGAAGTTTACTCGTCCTCTGTACCGGACCTTGTTTGCGTCGGTCATGGGCCGGGATTTGGCCGTCCAAGTTTTCTTGGGGCACAAGGAATTTTATCATCCAAtttgcgccaaaatggtGGCTTcggatttgttgttgtcgtcgtcgtcgtccaattCGGGCGTGTGGGCGACAATGCGGAACACTATCAGCTTGGGGAAATCGTGGATGTGGGCCGTGGGTGGTGCTGCGGTTACGGTCGGAATGGGGATTACAATCGCCCGCCACCGTAGACGATAAGTGTCACTCGTACAACCATGGAAACGATTGTATTGAAAAACATGGCGAAGCGTATTCCTTGGCCCGTAATGCGCCACACACGATGGTCACCTTTCTCTCGAATGGCAAACAAGAAACGAACGGACCAGGACACTGTAGTTGAGATAGTTTTCTCCATCAAAACATGGGGCACACGCTGATCGGAAAAGCGTTCTATTACGGTGCAGTGCCAATGATGAACCAATCTACCGCCAGCCCGCTTGGTGATCTTGCGTAGTACGTGAATTGTAAGTTAacaaattcaaaaacaatcatctttacatagTCAAAACCCTCTCTGGGGGGAGCCATGCCTCGGTCGTCTATATCCATCAACTAATTGTTGTGCTGTACATCTCTGCCACATCTAGACGCCCCGCGAATCCACTTCATTCAGAATCCACGATTAGTTAGCTTGTTGGTGAAACGATGTACCACTCCATAGTTCATCATCTTGTGCTTGAATTTGATTGTGCAAGAGCGTCACGCATAACCTTCCGATGATTACGGCACTTCAATACAAGGAATCTGGAATGCGAGAAAATAAATGGGATTTGCAGTATATTACTCGGGCATCAGTATCAGGCACCAACCAACCTGAAAAAGTATCTCACAATTTCCAGTAGCTTTTGGGTCGATCTTCAAAACATCGCCAGAGAAGCACCATGGGCGAAAG from Phaeodactylum tricornutum CCAP 1055/1 chromosome 12, whole genome shotgun sequence encodes the following:
- a CDS encoding predicted protein translates to MLRDASSLANPQETRVTHLDWKVTVDFTASALIGRATYTLDRVDPDATTLCLDTSRLEILTVVDQNDDSLSFALESPGGDSVAHSHLGQRLVIRIAPATTSVAIDYRTTPASSACQWLPPAQTSGGVFPYLYTQAQAIHARSLIPCQDMPGVKFTYGATVTVPAWATPVMSAILKTTSRAHPDDSQHGSSKIYTFEQTVPISAYLLALAVGQLEKRDLSPRCAVWSEPSVVEAAAYEFAQTEEFLTMAEDLAGTPYVWGRYDLLCLCASSPYGGMENPCITFVTPTLLAGDRSLADVVAHEIAHSWTGNLVTNATWDHFWLNEGWTTWFQRKIMSRIHHDDHEQLLDLDAIGGYQALQDACSREMPLAYQKLVLDIGDGDPDEAYSSIAYEKGFHLLRALERRVGTSAFEAFFQSYVQKYAYQTLTSDDFRDFFTTSFEDNEAIRDFDWETWFYEPGMPPEDPPFDRTLAEHSAQLAQVWLAVDRHGRMLPTTSIADWTSLQTTCFLDALLLQTNHNSVPPKDPLKVSTIRALQKAYRLADSRNSEILFRFCMLAVAAEDETILPTVVRFITTQGRMKFTRPLYRTLFASVMGRDLAVQVFLGHKEFYHPICAKMVASDL